gctctgcttcctcaaaggaaggcgtgttggtggagttgaggaggtcttcgaagtactctgcccaccggttcacaacgtcccgagtcgaagtcagcagcgccccatccccactgtacacagtgttagtggtgcactgcttccccctcctgagacgtcggatggtggaccagaatttcctcgaagccgtccggaagtcggcttccatggcctctccgaactcttcccacgctcgggtttttgcctcggcgaccaccgaagccgcggtccgcttggccagtcgatacccgtcagctgcctctggggtcccacaggccataaaggctcgataggactccttcttcagcttgacggcatcccttactgctggtgtccaccagcgagtacgaggattgccgccacgacaggcaccaaccaccttacggccacaactcagattggccgcctcaacaatagaggcacggaacatggtccactcggactcaatgtcccccgtctcccccggaacatgggaaaagctctgtcggaggtgggagttgaaactccttctgacaggggattccgccagacgctcccaacaaaccctcactatacgtttgggtctgccaggacggaccggcatcttcccccaccatcggagcctactcaccaccaggtggtgatcagttgacagctccgcccctctcttcacccgagtgtccagaacatgcggccgcaaatccgatgatacaactacaaagtcgatcatcgaactgcggcctagggtgtcctggtgccaagtgcacatatggacacccttatgtttgaacaaggtgttcgttatggacaatccgtggcgagcacagaagtccaataacaaaacaccactcgggttttgatcgggggggccgttcctcccaatcacgcccctccaggtatcactgtcattgcccacgtgagcattgaagtcccccagcagaacaatggagtccccagcaggagtactctccagcacaccctccaaggactccaaaaagggtgggtatgctgagctgctgtttggtgcatatgcacaaacaacagtcaggacccgtccacccacccgaaggcggagggaggcaaccctctcgtctaccggtgtgaaccccaatgtacaggcactgagccggggggcaatgagtatgcccacacctgctctgcgcctctcaccgtgagcaactccagagtggaagagagtccaacccctctcgagagaactggtaccagaacccaggctgtgtgtggaggcaagtccgactatatccagtcggaaattctctgcctcacacaccagctcgggctccttccctgccagagaggtgacattccatgtcccaagagctagcttctgcagccgaggatcggaccgccagggtccccgcctttggctgccgcccagctcacattgcacccgacccctttggcccctctcatgggtggtgagcccatgggaagggggacccacgttgcctcttcgggctgtgcccggccgggcccaatgggtgtaagcccggccaccaggcgcctgccaacgagccccacctccaggcctggctccagaggggggccccggtgacccgcgtccgggcaagggaaacctagatccatttatttttgtcgtcattggggtcttttgagccgtgctttgtctggcccctcacctagagcctgtttgccatgggtgaccctgccaggggcataaagccccagacaacttagcttctaggatcattgggacacacaaacccctccaccacggtaaggtgacgactcacggaggggattaCACGGGTCAacacatattttttaatgaattccaaaaaatgtaaaaagtgtaATATTCCAAGAAAGCACGacaatgaattgaaaaaaaaagaaaaccagccATTTTTATATAATtggtaaatgttaaaaaatagtTTCAAAAACTGTAAAAATTGTTCAGTGTTAAAATTGTAATGTTTTGAGATGCCAcgcaaaatcaaatgaaattaaaacatcTGAATGACATTTTAATATTGAACCAAGATgacattaatgaaaaaaaacaaatgctctGATGAAGAGCGGCGTAACCACGTAGCTCGCATGGATCACACGAGCATCCCGCAGGCCTGGTCTAAGAATACCTCACCTGTGacgggacattgtgatttcctcaaaATGATTTGAGAATGCCAGAAATTTCTCGATATACAGTGCTGCAGATTTCCATTTTCCTGTTTCCTACCTTGTTCAACTGTTGTTGATGAGGATGAAGTTGAGGGATCATATTCCTGATCAGTGTCTTTACATTGTTGGATATTGCATCTTTCATTACACTGGACAACATATTTTTACTCAATGTTTTTGCAGGTCAATTTttcttgagtatttttttttgcgttgattccaaatctgccattgttttgtcataactttttttcagttttcataaAAATACAATGTCATTTATCAATGTTTTTGTAGTATTAATGAATTTACAGttaggatggattttttttggggggggggcaggcgtcATAGCTAGCTTTCAATTACAACGCATGTTAAAATTCGTATTGcacaagctttttttgtttgtccaacttaaaaacaaacaaaaaaatgcctgaaGTCAGGCAGCATGACCCAAGTAAGGACAAGCACCACAGAAAAACAAGTATTTTGCACTCTCGATTTtcgatgtacagtatttctgaCTGAATCAACTTACCCGCTCCTCTTGGACTGTGAGATTTGGGGTCCGAACGGGTGCATGGGGCACATTGGGGTCTCTTCCTCGGTTTGGGGGCAAAGGGTCCAAAGGTAAGCCGCTGCATATCTCCTTGACGGTGGCCATCCTGTCAAGTCCTCAACTTAAAAACAGTGAGGAACGACTGCTGCTGAATAGTTGAAGGAGAGTACTTGCGAGCGAGTGGTCCGATTTGGCTTTCTGATCATCTTTGCCCCCTGAACATCCACCAATGACAGAATAGGATGTTTGGCAATTATTGATCGCAAAGGGAGATTGAAGCGGCACGTGTCTCAGTGGTCAAACATAACTCTGACCCCCGTGTGACTTGCTTACGCAAAACTGAATGCCAAAACATTTGATCAAGGGAACTAATATAGTCGTCCCGCCACATACTTGCAATTCTGCACCTGCGGATTTGTAGTTTCAgacgcccccgcccccatccctgctttttggagaAAGGGGCaattaggttaaaaaaacaaaacaaacaaacgcacacaaaaaaaatccggtTCAATGTctggcttccgcagagcttgctgatgatctgatcatttgaatcaggcgtgttgcaacagggagacttggaaaacatgcaggacagcagccctccaggaccggagtttgacacaccTGAATTAGAGTTAAGATGTTGTTCAAGGATCCCTCGAAATAATCACAACTACTCTATCACTGAGCCACCGCAGCCCGCGCAGTCTAGAAAATGTACAGTGCATGTTAAtcagcatttttgggggggggggtgtcaaatttctttggttgcccccccccggccctcTCAGTGCATTTCGATGGGCGTCGGTgactacacgcacacaaaagcaGGCTTTTGAAACAGGTTAGGGGACAAAGTGTAACAGCCAGCAAACAGGAAGTAACGTTAAatataaaacaaccaaaaaagtgACTCTGAAGTGAAGTTCTTGAGCAATAGCAATTGATAAATGATTAGTATTACCAAATAACATGGCATACTTCCCAAAACCTGGCAGCCACGGCAACTTATTCTGATAAAATGAGAACTGTTGGATGAGGAGCAATAGTTAATTTAAGGCTACGTCAtagaattgttgacatgtagttCAAAAACTGCATAATAGTTTGAATTAGTGGCAGCTCTTTGTGTTGAGGAGGGGTGGCGGGGTCTAAGTCAAGAATGCCAAGgctgatttaaatttttttgtccCAATTCGCCGCTGAACACAATGTAAAACAacagtaacaataataattcaaacAAGGAAAATGAAGCGTTTATTCAGCATGAAGTCATgcccaaaataataattaaactcACGTCCAGTATCTTTCCTAATCCAAACttaaattgggaacaaagagaaTAAAACATGATTTAACAGGCGCATTAATCCATTTTAGCACTAAAACTAACGGGCATGAGTGATAGGCTAAGGATTTGCATCTGTAGCTGTACAGTGACACTTTCAGCAAAAGCTTTTTAAACAGCAATGGTGCaccaacacatgtagacagacagacataacAATACTCAGATAGCCTTTATCCGATATGAAAAATGACTCATAACAAAATGACTGTCATTCGACTGCACGACGGTATAATACTGCCCCCTGATGGCCAAATCCGGAGGTTTAGGGTTTCAGACCGcacctgccttcctgtgtggagtttgcctatTTTTCCCATACTTGCGTGATCCCTCAAGGTACACTGgcttcctctcacatttcaaaagcacGCATGTTAGCCTCCTTGAAAACGttaaattgtccttcggtgcgaatggttgctttgtcaatatgtgccatccaaacaaacaaaacttaaCTACTGAAGCTGAATTGTTGAATCAGGCAAGcaacgccacaaaacgctcggaAAAATGTAGTCAAAGACgaattatattaaaaaatgttaatcggcatttattttaataatatttGAGTGATTTGCATGCCATCAGAAGAGTTGAGGTAAATATTTTGCATCTGCTTCGCAGAAGACTTGGCCCCTCAGGTAACAACACCCTTGCGCTCAATTCTTAAGTGCCTTCATCAGTCCACTCTATGCAGCACAGCACAGACAAATGCGTGtaacatacattaacacataaaatgcaaatgacacAGCAGTGAGAATAATATGCTACAAAGAATGGACATTTGTTCTGTGATCAAGAGTTTGCGTGCTCAGTTTAGTATCTTAGAATCAAACGCTTGTACACAAAACCAACAATGTGACTGAATAACTAGTACATGTACATCAAGGTTCACCTAAAGTCTTCCCAAAACAGAAGGCATTTATTAGCTATCCAGCACACTGGCTTATGTGCCATTTGAGTCCTGCACAGGGTCCGATGTGGACTTGGAATCAACAGCTGTGGCTTCTTCCGAGGTCTGCTCTGTGTGAGGCGCATTTTCTTCCGATACCTTGTCTTCTTCTTGCGGATAGAGTTCTGGATAGAGTTGCATGCACTCTTGCATTGCTCGGAACTGATCCAGACACTCTGAGCCTTTCACCTCCTCTTTACTGTAGTGGAAACAGGAGAAGGCCTCCTTAAATTCAGTCCCACAGGGACCACTGGCCATCCCGCCCAGGCAGGGGCAGTTCCAGTTAATCTCCCCATTGGGAAGAATCAAGCCTAATAAACAGAGATGCTCAGAATGAATCGCCCATTTTAGCAGTTTCAACTGTAAATATACCACACTCTACAATCTGTTTTAGTACaatttcaaacattaaaaaatagccAAGATTACTTCATTTCAATATACTTCCTTGACACTAATTACAGTACTAGTTTCCCATTTTTCCGGGCTGGgcgtcatcttgtggcattggCGACTGCTTTCACAACTTTTGTGGTTCCTCACCTCGCTCCTCATAGGGATCATCGGGGTCTTCCTCAACAAGCTCGGCGTTGCTGGGTGTTGCATGATCCTCTTTGGTGACAAAGATAATTTTGTCTTTACCTGTGCGGAAACGATTACAAACCACGTGGTTCATTTCATGGTAGTTGAAAAAGGAACGAATGACTTAACATTAACATGCTAGTCAAGGTTAAGTaaacaattgaaaacaaatactaaaATTCTCATTCGATGTAGCGTATTTTCATAAGTCTCCATGCTATaagtcaagaaaatgacacctTTATTTACTGACTCAAACTTGCGTCATAATTAAATAACTTCCATATATAAACTGTATGAATGAGGTAGCCGAGCTAGCACTCGGTACAACTTACCCTCTTGTTTGACAGTCGTCATTTCTTCACAAAATGAAGATGTGAAACCCGCTTTTGTGCAGCAGCAGATCGCCGGTTACAATGGGTGTCATAGAAACATGTCAAAGTCACACGACAAGGTCACAACGTGTCAGGCATCCTCAAGTGTTTCACAACTACGAGCGATGACCCGACTGGTGGACTCCAGGGAGCTAACCGATTTCCCATTGAAAGAAGAAGAGCTAATAACTAGCTTTAGCACAAGTCTTCTTCATTTTTGGTTGGTTCTTGGACAACTTGAACAAACACCTCCTGGTACACTACCGCCACCATGGGGTATGGAGTGTGGAGAACATGTTTTCACTCGTACTTAGAAGagaaaggaagagaaaaaacattCATATCGTGCTATCTACTTCGCTCCCATATCGCAATAATCTTTATTCTTTTCTAAACAGTCTCGACATTTCTAAACTATTTAGAACaagaatataattttttttcaaaagatgaAGTTTCCTTTTTCCTAAATCCTCATTGATTCAAGAAAAACAGCTATAAAACTGATAGTGTTCCCTATTGTCACCTGGGTTTGATGTCATGTCTTTTTCGACTTAAAGCCTTCAGTTTCATAAATTATTCATCGTGTGCAGCAATGCCGACAGAAATTGAAAACTGCGAGTTCTTCCAAAATTGCTTTTATTGAAAACGTGTTCTATAAGGTTAttctgaaatgttttcatgttttataaAGTATTCCAAAGACTTTATCTTACACTTAAAACAAATTCCAACACATGGTCTAtgtacacaaaacaataaattatcTGTCGAGGGGCAGGTGATGAAATGTTTCTCGAAgcagacaataaaaacaaaagaaaaatgaacattaataTGACCACAAAGTTAAAACTGTAGCTCCCCAtgattgcattttattaaaaagcAAGACTCCTATCCTTTTGTTCTTCACTTATATGATGTTCTATTAGAAATGGCCACAGAGCACCATTTGAGAAAGGACAGTACTTGACTCCATCACGTTTGACGCAGTTCAGCTTCTCGTCTGCACCTTCCTTCATGTTCGCAGcacatgagggaaaaaaagtggaagtGGAACAAGAATGTCACAATGTCACACAGTTGTGTGCTTTCATTGCACACAGCGAGCAATTGGGCCATCATCATCCCAGCCGAGTATGTCCGCATCCTAAGGTTCTATCATTCATGTCAGTCAGGGGTGTAATAAAAAGGCTGAATGCTCCAGACAACGGCAGCCTTTAAGTGAATACTGGGGAGcttcaaaattgatttttaaaaaaaatccaactgtcAAGTCTATTGCGTTTGTAGATGCGTGGCGGTAGCACAAATTATCTCATCTCATGACACCTCATTTGATGTGAGAATCCTGGACGCTAAAATATCCTGAAGACGGGAAGCTGATGATGGGAGTGCTTCACAAAAGGTGTCAAAAATACACAGGATGGTGGCAGTTCCTAAAAGAAATATCCCCCCAGGCTGCCCACTTCACTTTGCTCTTTGACAAAAATTTCAAAGTACTGATAAATGATGGTGACAGCCAGCAGGATTCCCGTGCCTGAGCCAATCGCGCCGAGGAAGTCAGCCATTACGGATAAGCCGCCAATACACAGTCCGCCGAATGCAGCTGCAGTCGGTATGTACCTAAAAGCACGAGCGGAGGACAGcaagagacagagaaaaaaaaaatcaccgtcATTTAACCCtctattttcttttgtaaaGTGCATTAAACATTAAAATTTCTATTATTATCTTTTATCTGtttagggaggaaaaaaatattacacactagctgaaaatgtcaCCTGTTTAGTTCATGGACCATAGAAGTCTCTCTGTGTCCCCTCATCACCATCTGCTGCTCCTTCAGCTGTTTGGCCACCTGCACGACAAAGAAAAGTCATTATTGTTGTGAGTCAGGGTGAGACTACAACAACATGCTGGTGGAATTAACTTGAAATGGACAGAGAAGTTTGGTCTTACATCTTTTGCAGAGGAGCCTGAGACTTCGATCCAGGTTTTGGAGAAGAAGGCACATGATCCAAGCATGAAAGCAATATAGATAAGTGCGTGTACTGGATCCTCTAGAACTGATCCAAATGACTCAGGTGGGGAGAAGTAGTAACAAAGACCGCCGACAGGGTACGCCCGAGCTGGACCACCACTCGAAGCGTCCTACGAACACAACAAACATCGCTGTTAACAAGCGTCCCCTTATCTGGCATTTTCTGACTTCGGAGGTGTCCATATTATTTGTGCGTTCATAAAAGTCAAACGCGACTGAAGTACTGGACCGTTTCGTGCAGAATGCAAATGCCAGAGATTTGGAAGCGTACTTACAGACCAGGTTCCGAGCAGATTGACCAAGAAATTCCCACTGAAGCGCGTGGAAAGCATCTGGGATATGACGTACAAATTAGAGACCAGCGCAGACTGCAGGATGATGGGAATGTTGGAGGTGTAGAAGAGCTTGATGGGGTAGGTGTTGTACTGGCCGCGGTAGCGAGCGGACTTGATTGGCAGATCCACTCGGAATCCCTGTGACAGGAGGCCAGAggtcaagacatcttttgacagACAACACTACTAAGGGGCTTTGGAATACGTGCCCACGTGGAAATGAACTCACTTGAAAATATATGAcgacagcaaaaacaaagactGTGGCAATGAGGTTCATGAGGTTAGGCAGGTTCTGTCTGTAGAAGGCCTCTCTCAGGGCGCGCACTTTGTCCGTCCTGGTTGCCAGCAGATGGAAAAGAGCGATGATTGCGCCCTCAAATTCGGTGCCTGCGGATGACATTGCCACAGCAAGGGCCATCAGAGATACaatcaaagaaaaacacatttaatttgcattttaactatttatttatttttgtgcggtTTGTTTTTACCTCTGCCTGTATTCACAGTAGTCGGGCTGAAAGCCTTCCAGACGATTGTCTCGCAGATGTTGGTCGCGATGAACAATGAGATGCCCGAGCCAAGACCGTAGCCTTTTTGGAGCAACTCATCCAGCAACAGCACAATGAGGCCGGCCACAAACAGCTATGGAGGAATGATGTGCGGTGTTAGCAGTCCATTACCCACCCCGCAAATCAAAACATACCTTGTTTGTTCAGAGGTCTAAAAACAAGTGTGAGACTGTATTGTGAATATGTCAAAAAGTGGGACTTGAACAATGTTGGACATTGAAGTTGTGGCTTTCATTTCTGTCGAGATGTGGTTTTAATATTTGGTTAGCTTATTTAGAAAGACGAGAGAGGATTCTCCACAATCAGGACTTGCGGTCTGACTACATGTTAAGATGGCAGTAAGAGGAAGTATCGCTAACGAGTGGGTAGATGAGCTCAATCGGATGATGACAACATGTCAAAAGCAAAGTGAGTAATGTTGTgacttttctcatttttttttcaatccatgCAGAGGCAGCATTATTTAGGCATTTATATCACATTTTCTAAATCTAGCAGAAAGGCAAAGATCCACCTTCTGAAATTAGGGCCAATTTAACAATAGAGGAAGGCTGAGAAACTTTTGTCAGGGGAAATAAAGTACTAAATTGTTACGTttactgcaaagaaaaaaaacctgaccaaAATGTGTCTAATTATGATGAAAGCACAGCATATTCCTCTGAATGACATTTGAAACATCAGCTTGAATAAAGTAAAAGGGGGCCCTGAGAGCAAATGCAAGTGGATGAGAAacgcaaaaaaaggaaaatagatTGCATTAACGTGAATTTGACTTGCAAAAAGTCTCTCCAGTCCTTTTGTCCTCATCTATGAGTTGGCGCCGTACCTGAATGATGATGAGCAGGCAAATTCCCGCTCCCATCTCTGAGGGGTCACCATACATGCCAGTCATCACGTAAACAATAGCTTGCCCAATGGTGATGATCATTCCAAACACTGAAAGACATTGAAACGCATCAGCCACCCGTCTTTAATTCAGTCACCCTTTGAAAATAAGagtatagtcttttttttttttttttttacatttctgcgCTCCATTGAAGAGGGCTCTGTCTTTGGGCGTGTCTCCAACTTCAATGATTTTAGCCCCAGCAAGAAGTTGCATAATCAGGCCCGAAGTGACAATAGGAGAGATTCCCAGCTCCATCAGTGTGCCTGAGAAGACATTCCCATGTTAAACAGTGAAGCAGCCATGTGCCATGCTACAATATCACGTGTTTTATGAAATGCGCATTGAAGACGCATACCTCGATTGGAGGCCAGAATAACCCTCATCCAGTAGAATGGATCTGCTGAGTCTGATGACATGATGCCAAAGAGAGGGATCTAGAAGATAAGTTGTATACATTTCTGTTATACTGTACATGCCTCGCTactacataaaaacaaacaatcgtTGAAGACAATTCAATTGTAGGTTCACAAAATGATAGATAAATTAGCGGGCCGCTAATCTATCGTGGGTGTTTTATTTGCTGCACAATTGTACTTTTGCAATTTATTAGTGAGAAAAAGTAATCCAGAGAGGGGATAACTGTTATAGCAGTGCAAGGTAAAACAGCACACCCCTTCTTGGGCCAACAACATTACAATCTTAGTGGTGGAAAAACTGTTGTCTATCTAAATAGGATGTTAGTGTTAGTTGCACTTGAGAACTTGCTTATGCTGCTTAACCAAAGTGATTCTTAGATGAGGCACCCAGGTGTCACTTTTTCAATTGCAATTTGTCTGAAAAGTATTATTTAGTCATTACAACAGTAACatgtagtgacaggcagaattATGTTCTTCAATTAGTAGGAGGTATCATACATATCATTTGAATGTGAAACAACTGCCTTGGCTCTACAGTGGCCTAAAAGTATTTCTTGTGTCGTGGGCTTTTTGCAAAAtgtgacaagcgtcgaaaaggCATTGATCATgattaaattacaaaaaaaaagtaaactcaCTTGGCAGCAGACGAGGAAGATGAAGAGAGTGATGGCTGTCCATAGAACTTTCTCTCTGAACTGGATCTGAACCGAGACCATCGTAACATATTTTACAATACACGGTGTCAAGGGGAATTTACAGTTTATTGTCCTTCAGTCGTGAATTGAACACTAACCTTTCTTTCAGGTTTTTGGATTTCTGGCAAAACTGCGCAGAATGGCTTTATCACTTCCAAGAATTTGACTGGaatgaagaaaaagagaaaatttcTCAGATTATTTCAGCTGCTCATCTGTGAGACGTGGCAATGAACGAGGGACGGACTTTTACACAGCGAGAAGAGTCGACGCTGATAAACgtgaaaattaaaacaataatgTCTTAACAAGATCGCTTTTATGGTTACACAcattacaaatgtttgtttactGCAGCTAGCCGATGTTTAACATCAGAAATTGACAATGGAACGTTGGCGGTGTTATGCGTCGTCATCACTAACTTCCATGTTAAAGGATTTGAATGAGTGGCTAACAAGTTAGCACCAAACGATTGTTGTCTCCCAAAGGACAACACCCGAGTGTAAATATCCGTCATAAAcaataaatgtgttattttccCAAACAGTTAAGCTTACTCACTATACAAATTGACTCGCTATATGCGGAAATGAGCAACACTTCTATGAAGCTAGATGGCAACGCCAGCTAACATGCTAAATTGCAGCGCTACTATCTGATGGTTGACGAAATCAACCATTCTCTAACAAACCACGGACCCcaaaaagtgttaaaaaatCAAGCAACAAAAGGGACACTCACTACCCATGGTGTCCCGATCGTCCAGTTGATGTCTCCTGTGTTACGACAACCAGACAGCCAACCACAGTGCTCAATCTGGGGAAACGCCGGGAGCGTGCGCTCGTACTTGTGCTTGCGTGTTGTGGAAGAGAAGCCCGAACAGACACGCTACTACTTCTCGGGAAAGTGTGTGTTGTCTCCACTGAGCCAGGAGACGGCAGCATAGAACTGGATTAGAGATGTTCAGCGATGATTCTTGCACAGGTTCCAGTCACAACGACCGTTTCcctaacctttattgagccaatacATCCATTTTACCGGAGGCAAATGCCACTCTACACGACTAGGCAAAAATCTTACAAAACGCATGATTACTGAAatatgatgatgtcatcccAATGTAATTGTCAAATTTACTTTCTCAATGTGAAATCTAGGCCtatttaattgaacacaaagctgaaaATCGCAGGGAGCCCGACTTACTCTGTTGTATGGCTATACAAGTTTACTGCAACCCCTGAAATCCAAAGAACAAGGATTTGATTGTTCTGCATGTCACTATACTGCACTGGCATAGTTAGAAGATTTATATGTCATTAATAAATACTAATCTTTGGACAAATTAAGAGTAATGTGCACCCCCGATCTTCCACGGCATACAGGAGTAGGACAAGTACAAAATTGGCGGTACACTGTATCAACTATTACACCTCCCCTTTTTTGCCATCTATTAACTTCCAACAGCAAAAATGCAAGACTGCTCACAAAGGCAAGTTCATACAACATCTTCTTAATAAAGCGATCATTATCACAGTTTCTCCTACACCAGTCAACACATGAATGTGTTCATTTATAATGACATCAACTCACTTGAACTCCTCTCACACCCATTGAAATGGATACATTTAAGATGAACATTTGTTAACCATGAAAACCTGTAagcaactgcccccccccaaaaaaaaagtaagtgtgATTCTCATTATTCAGGAATATGATGGCAGAGGCCTGACTTATGGAGAACATACTGGTATCAGAGTGTGGAGGACAAACTAAAAGTTAAAGATGAAAAGGTTTTATCTAATAAACAGGAAACAGTGCTCCAAATGTTTGCCTACTTTCTTGATGACATCgagattttgtgtttttgcctgAATTTGAAGTTATAGTGCTGTATTTCATCGCAAATAAGCAGATGAGGACAGGTGTGAGCACGTCAGAGTGGCTACATTCGATGGATACACTTCCATGGGAGGCAGTTTCAGGGAGGATGGTGGTggtaatgaaatgaaaaagaaactgAGTGGGAGTAAGTCACAAGCCCATGATTTCGAGCTCTGTGAGTCACTCCCTGTCTGGCTCTCCTGTCTTTCTTCCATGCACGGCTATACACTGGGGCTAGGAGGAGTTATAGAAATCTGTCTAGAAACCTCAGTCCCACAGCAATTGATATTGATTTATAAAGGTTTACTGtatcattgttatttttcaaagtTCACAAATAGGTAACATTTTGTTCCAATACAATTCCTGTTTCCGTCTTTGTggagtaggcgggtgacaccctgaagtggttgccaaccaatcgcagggcacacagagccaaacaaccatccacgctcacactcacgcctaaggacaatttggagtgttccatcagcctgccaggcctgtttttggagtgtgggaggaaactggagtacccggagaaa
The DNA window shown above is from Hippocampus zosterae strain Florida chromosome 9, ASM2543408v3, whole genome shotgun sequence and carries:
- the LOC127608155 gene encoding protein transport protein Sec61 subunit alpha-like 1; the encoded protein is MGIKFLEVIKPFCAVLPEIQKPERKIQFREKVLWTAITLFIFLVCCQIPLFGIMSSDSADPFYWMRVILASNRGTLMELGISPIVTSGLIMQLLAGAKIIEVGDTPKDRALFNGAQKLFGMIITIGQAIVYVMTGMYGDPSEMGAGICLLIIIQLFVAGLIVLLLDELLQKGYGLGSGISLFIATNICETIVWKAFSPTTVNTGRGTEFEGAIIALFHLLATRTDKVRALREAFYRQNLPNLMNLIATVFVFAVVIYFQGFRVDLPIKSARYRGQYNTYPIKLFYTSNIPIILQSALVSNLYVISQMLSTRFSGNFLVNLLGTWSDASSGGPARAYPVGGLCYYFSPPESFGSVLEDPVHALIYIAFMLGSCAFFSKTWIEVSGSSAKDVAKQLKEQQMVMRGHRETSMVHELNRYIPTAAAFGGLCIGGLSVMADFLGAIGSGTGILLAVTIIYQYFEIFVKEQSEVGSLGGYFF
- the LOC127608161 gene encoding mitochondrial intermembrane space import and assembly protein 40-like, giving the protein MTTVKQEGKDKIIFVTKEDHATPSNAELVEEDPDDPYEERGLILPNGEINWNCPCLGGMASGPCGTEFKEAFSCFHYSKEEVKGSECLDQFRAMQECMQLYPELYPQEEDKVSEENAPHTEQTSEEATAVDSKSTSDPVQDSNGT